Sequence from the Lepidochelys kempii isolate rLepKem1 chromosome 7, rLepKem1.hap2, whole genome shotgun sequence genome:
ATAAGGGACATTCACTCTAAAGGGTGAGGGTGCTGAGCTCTGGGAAGACAGAAATGTTACTCTTCCCAGGGCTCTTGGCAAGAATGGGGAGGGGCAAAACAAAAGGCTCTGAATATAGTTTCTCACACTAAGCTTTGgaacttatcatagaatcatagaatcatagaatatcagggttggaagggaccccagaaggtcatctagtccaaccccctgctcaaagcaggaccaattcccagttaaatcatcccagccagggctttgtcaagcctgaccttaaaaacctctaaggaaggagattctaccacctccctaggtaacgcattccagtgtttcaccaccctcttagtgaaaaagtttttcctaatatccaatctaaacctcccccactgcaacttgagaccattactcctcgttctgtcatctgctaccattgagaacagtctagagccatcctctttggaaccccctttcaggtagttgaaagcagctatcaaatcccccctcattcttctcttctgcaggctaaacaatcccagctccctcagcctctcctcataactcatgtgttccagtcccctaatcatttttgttgcccttcgctggactctctccaatttatccacatccttcttgaagtgtggggcccaaaactggacacagtactccagatgaggcctcaccaatgtcgaatagaggggaacgatcacgtccctcgatctgctcgctatgcccctacttatacatcccaaaatgccattggccttcttggcaacaagggcacactgctgactcatatccagcttctcgtccactgtcacccctaggtccttttctgcagaactgctgcctagccattcggtccctagtctgtagctgtgcattgggttcttccgtcctaagtgcaggaccctgcacttatccttattgaacctcatcagattccttttggcccaatcttccaattggtctaggtccttctgtatcctatccctcccctccagcgtatctaccactcctcccagtttagtatcatccgcaaatttgctgagagtgcaatccacaccatcctccagatcatttatgaagatattgaataaaaccggccccaggaccgacccttggggcactccacttgataccggctgccaactagacatggagccattgatcactacccgttgagcccgacaatttagccagctttctacccaccttatagtgcattcatccagcccatacttccttaacttgctgacaagaatactatgggagaccgtgtcaaaagctttgctaaagtcaagaaacaatacatccactgctttcccttcatccacagaaccagtaatctcatcataaaaggcgattagattagtcaggcatgaccttcccttggtgaatccatgctggctgttcctgatcactttcctctcatgcaagtgcttcaggattgattctttgaggacctgctccatgatttttccagggactgaggtgaggttgactggcctgtagttcccaggatcttccttcttcccttttttaaagattggcactacattagcctttttccagtcatccgggacttccccggttcgccacgagttttcaaagataatggccagtggctctgcaatcacagccgccaattccttcagcactctcggatgcaactcgtccggccccatggacttgtgcacgtccagcttttctaaatagtccctaaccgcctctatctccacagagggctggccatctcttccgcattttgtgatgcccagcgcagcagtctgggagctgaccttgttagtgaaaacagaggcaaaaaaagcattgagtacattagctttttccacatcctctgtcactaggttgcctccctcattcagtaaggggcccacacattccttggctttcttcttgttgccaacatacctgaagaaacccttcttgttactcttgacatctctggctagctgcagctccaggtgcgatttggccctcctgataacattcctacatgcccgagcaatatttttatactcttccctggtcatatgtccaaccttccacttcttgtaagcttcttttttatgtttaagatccgctaggatttcaccattaagccaagttggtcgcctgccatatttactattctttcgactcatcgggatggtttgtccctgtaacctcaacagggattccttgaaatacagccagctctcctggactcctttccccttcaagttagtcccccaggggatcctggccatccgttccctgagggagtcgaagtctgctttcctgaagtccagggtccgtatcctgctgcttacctttgttccctgcgtcaggatcctgaactcaaccaactcatggtcactgcctcccagattcccatccacttttgcttcccccactaattctacccggtttgtgagcagcaggtcaagaaaagcaccccccctagttggctcctctagcacttgcgccaggaaattgtcccctacgctttccaaaaacttcctggattgtctatgcaccgctgtattgctctcccagcagatatcaggaaaattaaagtcacccatgagaatcagggcatgcgatctagtagcttccgtgagctgccggaagaaagcctcatccacctcatccccctggtccggtggtctatagcagactcccaccactacatcactcttgttgcacacacttctaaacttaatccagagacactcaggtttttctgcagtttcgtaccggagctctgagcagtcatactgctcccttacatacagtgctactcccccaccttttctgccctgcctgtccttcctgaacagtttataaccatccatgacagtactccagtcatatgagttatcccaccaagtctctgttattccgatcacgtcatagttccttgacatcaccaggacctccagttctccctgcttgtttccaaggctttgtgcatttgtatataagcacttgagataacctgttgatcgccccttaTTGccaatatgaggcaggagccctcccctcacagacattcctgcctgtgcttcctcccggtatcccgctttcccacttacctcagggtggGATTCCCAATGCATGGTAACGTAGCTCCCCTCTGTGGCATCTGTGCACAGATAAGAGTATATAATTTCTTTTGATTTGtctcctttttatttaaaaatagatagTGCATCTAATTGCAGCTCTTATTCATATGTGTTTTTTAAGGAGATAGAACTGTCGGGCCAAGGAGATGGGGACTTTACCTTTGGGGAGGAAGAATGAATGACTGAGTCCAGTGACCCAGCTGTGTCAAGGTCACAATGAGGGGCCCAAGAAGAGCTGTGCTTCCTGCCTTATGAGGTGTCACAGTTGGGGTGAGGAATAGCCCCCCAATTGTAGAGGTACCAGGGTACAGTCACTTAGATGTGCAAAGTCAGTGGTGTTCAGTAGCAGCTACTCCTTCAGTGAGAAGCACAGACTGTACCTAGTGAGGCAAAGACATGGGATCTTGCTGATTGCCTGCCAACTAAGCTTTGTGCattggagcagggcaagccctatCACCTGTTTAGATTGAGGCTCCTGTTAGTGCTTTTTACTGATCACTGTGTCTGGAGTTATTTCCCATCAGTAGCTGTTTGAGGCTTTTCACCTCTGGAAAAGCCTCAAGTCTTTTGTCAAGAACTTGGAAGCAGACTGTACCTGCCTGATCTTTGTATTCTTCTGTGGACAAAATCTGGCAGGGGCAGAGTCCTATCTGGGAGCTAGCAGACTGTTAGCTGAGCGGGAAGTAAATGTAGAGCTGCAACTAAAGCCTTTATCTTAGTGACTGGGTTGAAATGGATTGCCTCCGTCAGAGCTATGTGCACCACAAAGTTGTTTCTTTGCCAGTTCTTAAATTATGTGATTAATATTGTGCCAAAATCCTTGACTTTTGCTTTGGGTTCATTTCCTCCTAATTAGCTGTTGGCATACTGGTGTACCTCCTTTCTTGACAGGAGAGTCATCAGGTGCACCTGAATCAAATGGCATACCTGGCAAACTGTTGCCTGTGGTTAGCTGAaattcttcccctcttccttggATATAAAGGAAGGTGTAATAACTGATGTTTATCTGCGAATTGGCATAGTCTCAATACTCCTCTTTAGTCTAGCCTAAATCGGTAGCTTGTGTGTCTTTCTTTATGCCTACAAGCCAGTCCGGAGGTGCAGGATTTGCAATGTGTGGAAACAGGGAAATTCAACAGCAATCCAAAACGCTGCAGTTGggcctttattttttgtttatatgtGGCTTCTGTCCAGAAAGGAAGCTGTGCTACTCTCTCATCCCACCACTGTTTTGAAGAATTGTGTGGCTTCTTTAGAGGTACCAGTATATTGCTTTTGTATCTTATGTTCATTTCAAGGATAGGGTAGCTTTGGATGGTGTAGCAAGGGGAATGTCAGTGCTGTAGCTGTCGTTTGTGTCATTGGAGGACTTCAGGCACATGTGAGTCAGCTGTACAAATCTTGGTACACTCAGTATCTGTGTGTGCATGGAGCTGTGGTGTTTACGTTAGTGCAGTCTTAGTGCTATGTGGTAAAATTGGTTCAGTCCCATAGAGAAAGGGAACTGGGTGTTCAAACATATCATAAACTGGGACAAGGGGGAAGTTAATAGCCGAGTTGATTCTGGGGCCTTTTACCACCAGGTCACGGGTTCTGATATAGATCCGTTAGTAGTGACCCAAGTTGGTTATCACCTGATGATTTTGATTCCTGTGAAATAAACTGTCATCTCACTTTGGATCCTAGTGAAGAAGTGTTGACATCACAAAACCCACCATCTGTGAGCCTTGATTAGCTCCATTGCTAGCAGATAAGCCAGGCACTGAATAGATCAGACTGAATTCCCCTCTTGCCACAAGAAATCCTGAAGTCATCTAATGACTTATTTTCCCCTTTAACTGCAGCAGTCTCTCTTGGGGTAGGAGAGAGTGCTCTTGAACTGCAGGGTCCCCATTTAGTGAGCTTAGTTCATGGTTCCTATTTCATGCCTGATCCAAGTGTGCTCTCTTTTAACTTAAAACTAGGTGTGTTTGAGCAGTGAACGTAAGACTTGATCTTGTAGTTAAAAATGGCCTTGTACCCTTTGTGCTGAATAGCTGTCTAGCTTGGCAACAACTTGAGCTTGTTTGTCCAAGAGTGAAACTGTTCTGGTGGCTGTTGTACCCTTGAGTGCTACAGATCCGCCAGTGTGGGCATGGAATCAGAGCTGGGAAGCGTGCTTGGTACTGATTTACCATGGCTCCATTGGTCTGTGTTTAACTGCTTATAATTGCTTCTGTACAAAACCAACTTTCCGGCTGTGTGAGTTGATAGCAAACCTTATCTCTGTATACAGAATGGGAGCAGTAGCTCCATCTTCTTCTCTCTCCCATCTCAGCCCTGGTTTGGCCAGGCCCTTGTGATGGAGGGACTGCAATCTTCATGGTCCATTTAGTCCCTTACCACTCCACTGAGCCTGACTGTGCAACCTCGGGGTGGGCTGATCTGCCtacacagcagctgctggcacTTCCATTGAAATCTGAGTACTGTATGTATTTAATGCCAGTTGCTGAGTGGCTTTATGATGCAGATTTCTGTCCTGCTAGATACTGCACTGAGGCCAACTCCTTGTTTCacagctgctgaacagctgtcagATGGAAATGACTCTTGGCTGCTGACCCAAGCTGACAGGTTCCATATCACATTTTCCAGTCCCATGGTGCCCAGCCCTCTCCAATGTGTAATGTCCAAAACAGCTGATGTCTGCCAGCCCGCTGCTGCCCTCTTCCCAAAATGTTTGGGTAGGGATCATTGATGGCCAGTCCTCCCAGTCTCTTATGTGCTCCTCTCCTCATTCCTCTGCAGCTCCATGTATTATGATGAGGATGGGGATCTCGCCCATGAATTCTATGAGGAGACAATTGTCACCAAGAATGGGAGGAAGCGCGCCAAACTGAAAAGGATCCACAAGAACCTGATACCTCAGGTAACGTGCTCAGAAACAAAAGTGACCCTACTGTGACAGGTTTGGGCCCTTTGAAGTGTCAACTGATGTGCTGGGATGCCACTGAATCAGcctattctgccagcctgggttccctttacCTGGCCTTGCTCACAGGCCTCTTCCAatcaagcacacaggcagggccacacccagctgcacagagagacagagatctcCTCTGGAAAGATTTAGCCTTAGAGGCGTACCCCAACACTCTGGGTTTGTACCCTTTAAAGGGAGTGGGCACTAAAGGTTTTATGAAatgctccccctccctcaatgtggagggagatatgcacaacttcttgcccccccccctccagttagaaattacataaagtgggttatattataaacaagaaataagtttaactacaaaaggtgaattttaagtgaatgtaagagataacagacagaacaaagcagattactgaccaaataaaacaaaatacgcaATCTgggctcaatatacttaagaaacaggttacaaaatgcaatttcttaccctaaatgttgttttaggcaggttgcaaagtttctgtggttcagagttccagttatatttctctTCAGACTGGACCCCTTTCTAAGTCTGGActccttcccttcaggtggctttagcagtcttcttgggcagacaggccatggagaggagtcccattttcctttctctccaccCTTAAATAGGGTTTACATAAGGCGTGAattctttgtttcccaaacttgaccctcccccccctttccttccagtGGAATATTaaaagaagtcccaggtaatgtttagtatcaggtgacaagaccacctgactgtGTAGTATCACAGagtccatgagtcagtggcaatatggagcatcctcaggaaggccaagccttttcacagtccattttcCTTGCTGATGGGTCATCAGCCcagtctggcttttccattgttgtacctgaagtgttagcagagggcgtcacccaaagtagcgtagttgaaatacagatacattgtcaatattcctaacttcagatacagaaatgatgtAGGCTttcaaattggataatcacattaaGTAAATTTTAACCTTTCCAAAGAgatcttacaagacccatcttacATAAAGTGCATCTGTTATGTCaatcatatcataagcatattttcataaagaatatggagtgaaacgtcACAGTGCGCCAAACTTAAAAGGATCCACAAGAACCTGATATCTCAGGTAACACGCTCAGAAACAAAAGCGACCCTTGTGGGGACTCGACCGGTAATGTATTAACGTGCTATGCAGGACGCCCGGGTTCCTTTGTGATCTCTTACCAATGGAGCACCTGGGATTTGTGCTAGGGCTCATCCCCTGGAAGTCTAGTGGTAGCTCACTACAATCCTGACTAGATATGCCTATGGGACAATGGCTTTCAAATTACATGGAAACCTTTTGCCCAGATTTCTTTTTCTGCTCAACGCTCCCGAAGGGAAGGGTAGGTATTCCACCCCCACCCTTGTGTCCAGGCCTCCTTGTTCTGAAGCAGAAATAAGATTGAGTAGAGGACACCTACGTATGGGGGTGTTCTGAAAATCCTGCATGATTAAGTGCATGGCTCAACCCCCTATCTCTCACTGACTGGGTGAGAGAAACAAATACTAAGTAACTTGACCATTTTAAACACTAGTTTCCAGACAGCAAACACCAAGGAAGCTCTGACATTGGTATGCCCCATGGAGCCACTTGATGGTGCCAGTCTGGAACAAAATCCAAACTGTGACTTAGTGAACCAGCAGAGTGAGGTCAGGGAAGCCAATTAGCATGATACACTTGTGTCAGGAAGTTCCTGCTTTCTGAAGCCAacagtctgaccttaaaaatgaaCATTGACTCCCTGTTCTGTGATTTACAGTATCAACACTCAGCATTGATATAAAACCCCTTCATTTTCAAACCCTCCGCTCAAGTCCTTGAAGTTATCTTTTATTATAAACTGTAAAAGGAACAATATAACAAACCGTTCTAAAAtcaaataaaagaataaataagggggtggaggggaagagtcAGATATAGGAAGGGACCGGGTGACCAGAGGTTCTAAATGTGGGGTATTGGTTATGATTTGACTAGTTTTCAGGGATTTAAAATTGAGAAGTGCTGAAGCAGATGTTAGGGTAGAGCAGACTTCATGCAAACACAGCAGTACTGTCTCTAGGTCAGTGAAAATGGGTGTGTTGTCGCCATCTGACAGCAGTTCAGTGGCTACTATGAGATGAGTTTGTGGGGGGGCTAGGGTCTCAGTCCAGCTTCTAGTGGGCAGCTGTCCATATTGCACAGTTGCCACTAATTGACGCCATTATTGGCATTCTCAGGAGAGAGGCTGAATGGGCTGTGGGAAGCAAGCTCCCCGTTTGCTCCTTGAGGGGATCCATTTGGACGGTGGAGTGAGACACAGAGACAGTATGCAGTTTCTACCACCATTACCTAGGCTTTATTTGTTTTATGGACAGGGGACCTCATTCTCCAGGACTGTTGGGCTGGCACCTTTCATGAGCGCTAAAAATAAACTCCGCCTAGCTATGACTTTCTAGTAGTGGCCACAGGAATTCTTATCTGTTCCAAGGCTTTTGTATGTAGTTATGAAGGTCTTGTTTATTTTGCAAAATACATTTGTTGCATTCACGCTATACCCAGGCACCCATATGAGCTGGTGCCGCTTTCTAGCAGCAGCTGCCACGTGACAAACTTGTCCACGTTGTCATGAACCAAGCAAGGCCCATTAATTGGGAGGCCACAGGTCAAGACATTCCCTAGTTCCTTTTTTTTGTGTTAGTCTCCTGCAAAACCTGTGGTTGTTCTCCAGAAAATACAGATCTTTTATTAAATGTAATAAAACTTTCTCAGTTTTTGTCATCCTTGCAATAGGCCTTTGTCCTTGGCTAGCACCTTATAGTTCTGGCCGTCCAGAAGCCTTGCAAACACAAACTAACCAGTTCATTTCAAAGAAGCATTGTCACCGTACTGCAGGTGAAGAAATGTAAGCATAAAGGGTGAAGTGACTTCTCTTCCCATAGTCTAAACACTAGACCACATTCCCAGCCTCTCGTATGTCTAGTGGGGATTGCCCTGGTTCAAACTAGTTCTGATCCCTCTGTGAAACCAGAGCATAAAACCCATTAGCGCACACATCCTTTGCCTATCGACCCTGAAGCTACTTTGCTTTCTGATGTGTTTGTAATGGAAGAATATTCACACCAAAGCACATTAAATGCATAAGGCTTAGAGTTCTGCTTTAGTTGACACACATGCTTGTTACATTCACAGTATCTATCACTCCTTGGACAGAAAGCTTGCTTGTGCACAAGGGTCTTTGATCTTTTCTTCTGTTCAGTCACTTAGTCCTTTCTTTTCCAGTCTTTTAAATGACTTTTAAATTAAAGGTGCCAGACTAATAGCCCTGGAAGCTGATGACCTTCTAGTCATGGATCAGGTGGAATGCGGACAGCGACAGGCTGAGCTGCTTTCCCCCCCCATTCTCATGCTGTTGTCGTTCCTCAGTGTCGTAGGAACTGAGCACCTTAGTCTGACTTTTAGGGGCTACTTCTAGCAGCACATCCAGTCTGTTTTGCCTGCCTGGTGCTCAGAGTGTCAACCAACAGCTCAGTTGTGATGGTTTAATGAACTCTTGTCCATTAAGAACTGGACTGGGACATAAGCTCTAttgtctgtctccatctgctgTGACTTGCAGAGCATGGGACCTTTGTTTGCAGGCCTTATCTTAAGACTCTGCTCTGACCAGTGTCTCCCCTGCCTTTTTACCCTCCTTGCTCTTTTTTCAGGGTATAGTGAAACTGGAGCACCCTCGCATTCATGTGGACTTCCCCGTTATCATCTGCGAGGTCTGAGCTGCAGGGGGAGTGTGAGCTGCTGTTGTGTGCCGTCAGTGCACCCAACCTGCCCAGCCTTACCATACCTAATGTAACCACACAAGGCTGCCTTGTGTTCCTGAACCACAATGGACTGCCAGCACAGAGGCACACACTCTTGACTTTGGAGCTCCTCTttcctggaggaggaggaagagatgggGTGGTGCAGAATTGGCTAGGAATCTCTTCACAAGTCAGATGAGACATGTGACCTTGTTTAGCAACATGCTTAACAATACCCTCGACTGAGTCAGAAGATTGAAATCCTTCTCGCGGCTGCCATCAGATGTTTGGATGGATCACTGAACTGCCCATGACACTTGTGTTTGAGGTTTAAAAGGGAGAGCCATCCTGCATCTCTTGCCGAACAAAATCGCTGCTTCTCAGGTACCTGCCCCAGGTAGAGTTGAGGTCAGTTAATTCACCTCTGTGGGGCTAGGGGCAGCCCCCTAATGCCCCTTCCCTACAAAGTGGTGATGAATAAAAGAGTAGTGGTGTAGTTTAtccttgggagtggggggtggggagttggtTATGCAGTGCCGCCCCAGGTTGATCTGGGAATGGAGGGTAaatggggcggtctgaggtggaGCTAATCTCGAGAACCCCACTGAAACAGAGTAGCGCTTCTCGGGAAGgtagaagaccagatttcattgCATCAgacctcagtctcctcttttaTACAGCCCCCTCCTGTGCTCAGCGTTATTTTGTACTTCTTAGCGATATGGTTTGTCTCGTCCCCAGAAGCCTTTCCAGTGGCTCTAGATACCCCAGCTCAGCTGTTGGTGTTAAGACCTCTCCGAAAATCCCATTGGCCAGTGGTGGCGCTGTGCAGTGCCAGCAGAGCAAACAGTCCGATCTTTGCAGCAAGATCAATGGacgctgctggaagcagcagcagtcctCAGAGCTGAATGACTGGGCTGGCAGCCCATGTTAACCCACACAGCTTTGCAGTTAGGATTCGCACAGCAGGGCTTAGTTTGCCACCCATTAGCATGCATCTGCCTTGGCGGGAGCAGGCTGCGCTCCTGTTGAGTGGCGTTCTTCCCTCTCCTGAATCTGGTGTGTTGGAGTGTGGGGTACGAGGTGTGAACTCTTGTATTAGCCATAGCGTTTATTTTGGGGCTCAGTCCCTCTCAGAATGTGGTTCTGGGTAACTTTCATGTGTTGATCAGTTGTGCCCTGGTGCCGCCAGCATGCCCCAGCTGTGTGTAGCTGTGATAGAGCCAAGGCAGGAATGAAGAGTCAGCTTTTACCCTCTAAAGCAATTGGTGTTAGCCCCCTCCTGTCTTGGAAATCTCCCTGAGATATGAAGCCTGGGTTCTTTCACTGCACCCattcctctctttctttctccctatGGGGACAAGAGGGAATGCAATGC
This genomic interval carries:
- the TUSC2 gene encoding tumor suppressor candidate 2 isoform X1; amino-acid sequence: MGASGSKARGLWPFASPGPGGAAGPGGEQALARARGCRSATPFVFTRRGSMYYDEDGDLAHEFYEETIVTKNGRKRAKLKRIHKNLIPQGIVKLEHPRIHVDFPVIICEV